AATCCTAGAGCCTAAACCATTCAGTAGTGTACCAGCTACGGCTTTTGTTCCAGTTTTTGTTTTCACTTCTACTGTAATTAAATTTGTGAACCCTTTTGTAGTGCTAGTTTTCTGTTCATTAATAACAATGCCTCGCTGTTCAGCTAAATAGGCAGCATTCACATCATTAATATGGTCCCCAAAATGGCGTTTTAATAATCCTTTGACTGTATTTCTAGTTAATGGTGCAACTTCAACTTCATATAATTCACCTGCATAGTAGATAGTTATTTCTTCGATAACCTCTTCTGTGATATTTGTTAAGAAAATCCCAAGCTTTTCAGCTAAATAAAAATAGGGTTCAATTTTAGCCATTAAATCTTTTGGTACAGAAGGTAAATTCACAGGATTTTTAACCAACCCTCCTGTTAGTAAACGAACGACATCGTGACTAACATCGACTGCAACACTTTCTTGTGCTTCTACTGTACTTGCACCTAGATGTGGTGTAGCAATTACTTCAGGTAATGCTAATAACTTATGGTCTGTTGCTGGTTCTTCCTCAAACACATCTAATGCAGCACCAGCAACCTTTCCAGATATAATAGCATCATACAGAGCATCTTCTTCAATAATGCCGCCACGGGCACAATTAACTATTTGAACGCCATCTTTCATTTTTTTAAATGCCTGGGCGTTAATTAAATGTTTGGTTTCTTTTAATAACGGTGTATGGACAGTAATAAAATCTGCTACTTTAATCACGTCTTCTACCGAACCTACTTTAACGCCAAGTTGTTCCGCTTTTTCCTCTGTTAAGAATGGATCATAAGCAACGATCTTCATTCTTTGTCCCTTTGCCCGCATAGCCACTTCTCGGCCAATTCGACCCATACCTATTACGCCTAGTGTCTTGCCCTTTAATTCGACTCCAACGTATGATTTTCGATCCCACTTTTTCTGCATTAAAGCATGATAGGCCTGTGGTATCTTTCTAGCTAATGACATCATCATTGCCATCGTATGCTCAGCAGCAGAATTCGTATTTCCATCAGGTGCATTAACAACAATAACACCGTGTTCTGTAGCGGCATCTAAATCTATATTATCAACACCTACACCTGCTCGACCAATAATCTTAAGGTTTTTACCTTGTGCTATAATCTCACGTGTTACTTTCGTTTGACTTCGTACAAGTAATGCATCATAGTCTACAATTTTCTCTGCCAATTGCTCTGGCGTCAAATCAGTTATCATATCTACTTCAATTTGCGCTTCCTCACGTAATGGAAAAATACCGTCTTCACTTAATGGATCACTAATCAATACTTTAAATGTCATTTTAATTTACCCCCTGTTTATTAGTACTACAACTAGCATGTCTAGCACTCCATTTATCTAATACCTTTACTTTGTCTCCTTTCTGATTTTAATATATTATTAGAAAAAACTAAAAAAACTTTCCACCCTCTACGTTTACGTAAGGGGCGAAAAGTTGAAACATCCGCGGTACCACCCTAAATTTCACTGTGTTTATTTATTACACACAGTCTTCATTGGTATTATGCTGTAACGGGCATAGCCGTGCAGACCTACTTAATTAACCTTTCAATCCGCCAACTCCGAAGTGCTATTTATTATACGACACACTGGTTCGCAGCTACCACCAGCTCTCTTTAGTATACAATATAATAAACCTGTCTTCATCTACGTTCATTATCTATTCACAAAGTATTTTGAATTTTCATATATCATAGCATGATAAAAAATAATGTCAACAGTTTTTACAGAAAAATTAAAAATTTGACCTTGTTTTTTCGATAATATTGTAATATATCATTTTTCATAAAAAAAAAAGCCTATCCTTCTGCTACTATCTAAAAAGATAGCAACAGAAAAGATAGGCTTTTCACTTTCAACAAATCAATCGTTCACGTATGGCAATAAAGCCATTTGGCGCGAGCGTTTGATTGCTCTTGTCAATTTACGTTGATATTTTGCAGAAGTACCTGTTACACGACGAGGAAGAATTTTCCCTCTTTCTGAAACAAATCTTCTTAGTAAATCAACATCTTTATAATCAATGTGTGTTATGCCATTTGCTGTGAAATAACATACCTTACGACGTTTTGGACGTCCACGACGAGCTACCATAAGAAAGTCCTCCTTTATAATTAAATATTAAAACGGTAAATCATCATCTGATATATCAATTGGCTCTCCGTTATCTTTAAACGGATCCGATTCATTTTGGTTCGAATTATTAGTATTAGACGACTGGTTTTGGTCCTGAGCTTTATTATACCCATCCATACCTTGTCCACTATTCTGTGAATTTGATCCTCCGCTACCTTTTGACTCAAGAAACTGAACAGAATCTGCTACAATTTCTGTGACAAATACACGTTTTCCGTCTTGTCCTTCAAAGTTTCGAGTTTGCACACGACCATCAACACCCACAAGACTACC
The nucleotide sequence above comes from Paraliobacillus zengyii. Encoded proteins:
- the rpsR gene encoding 30S ribosomal protein S18 is translated as MVARRGRPKRRKVCYFTANGITHIDYKDVDLLRRFVSERGKILPRRVTGTSAKYQRKLTRAIKRSRQMALLPYVND
- the serA gene encoding phosphoglycerate dehydrogenase, with the protein product MTFKVLISDPLSEDGIFPLREEAQIEVDMITDLTPEQLAEKIVDYDALLVRSQTKVTREIIAQGKNLKIIGRAGVGVDNIDLDAATEHGVIVVNAPDGNTNSAAEHTMAMMMSLARKIPQAYHALMQKKWDRKSYVGVELKGKTLGVIGMGRIGREVAMRAKGQRMKIVAYDPFLTEEKAEQLGVKVGSVEDVIKVADFITVHTPLLKETKHLINAQAFKKMKDGVQIVNCARGGIIEEDALYDAIISGKVAGAALDVFEEEPATDHKLLALPEVIATPHLGASTVEAQESVAVDVSHDVVRLLTGGLVKNPVNLPSVPKDLMAKIEPYFYLAEKLGIFLTNITEEVIEEITIYYAGELYEVEVAPLTRNTVKGLLKRHFGDHINDVNAAYLAEQRGIVINEQKTSTTKGFTNLITVEVKTKTGTKAVAGTLLNGLGSRIVQVESYSVDVVPEGNIVFIHHKDQPGAIGKVGTILAEHKINIATMQVGRADIGGEAIMLLTVDKNLDDENIKALTDLPDINTVTAIQL
- the ssb gene encoding single-stranded DNA-binding protein; the encoded protein is MLNRVVLVGRLTKDPDLRYTANGVAVANFTLAVNRPFSNQQGEREADFINCVVWRRPAENLANFMSKGSLVGVDGRVQTRNFEGQDGKRVFVTEIVADSVQFLESKGSGGSNSQNSGQGMDGYNKAQDQNQSSNTNNSNQNESDPFKDNGEPIDISDDDLPF